The genomic interval GCCGAAACTGGCGGTGAGCGGGCGCAACAGGGGCAATATCAGCATGCTCTCGAGGTCCATGCGCAGCCGCTCCGCCACGATCATGGCGCCCATCTCGTTGGTTTCCGGCAGCAGCACCGCGAACTCCTGCCCGCCGTAACGCGCTACCAGATCGAGGGTACGCGTTGCGCCGTTGAGAATGGTGGCGACATGCTGCAGCAACTCGTCGCCCACCTTGCGGCCGAATTCGTCATTGATCTTGCCGAACTCGTCCAGGTCGATCAGTACCAGCGCCAGTGGGCGGCGGTAACGTTCCCAGCGCTGGATTTCCTCGCTCACCCGGGCGTCGAGCAATTTCAGGTTGGCCAGGCCGGTGAGACCGTCGTTGCGCTTGAGCGTGGCAATCTCCTCCTGCAGTTTTTCCAGGGTGTGATTGCGCTTCGAGACCTGCTTGCGGGCGTCGTCCAGTTCCTGGTTGAGGCGTTCGTTGTCGCTGCTGAGCGACTCGAAGGCGGAGATGTCCAGTTCGGCCGCCAGCAGGAACAACTGGTTGCGGCGGTAGACCGTGCCGGCGAAGGCGCGCGTGATGCCGTGGCCGATGTGCAGGTTGATCAGGCCGGTGTAAACCAGGCCTGTTTCGTC from Sulfurimicrobium lacus carries:
- a CDS encoding GGDEF domain-containing protein: MNTARFAFIPPWLDPLRAVAVAMFDSNGDLIEANEGFRFTLSPEAGYNATQRIAEPTFEALLRMQPDETGLVYTGLINLHIGHGITRAFAGTVYRRNQLFLLAAELDISAFESLSSDNERLNQELDDARKQVSKRNHTLEKLQEEIATLKRNDGLTGLANLKLLDARVSEEIQRWERYRRPLALVLIDLDEFGKINDEFGRKVGDELLQHVATILNGATRTLDLVARYGGQEFAVLLPETNEMGAMIVAERLRMDLESMLILPLLRPLTASFGVALLQPDEKRDAYYARAGRAVKYAKSHGKNCIAMAGVVADCDHLYQSFIQEQNV